In Phocoena sinus isolate mPhoSin1 chromosome 10, mPhoSin1.pri, whole genome shotgun sequence, a single genomic region encodes these proteins:
- the NPTXR gene encoding neuronal pentraxin receptor: MLPSSNAAPAHTSRVILDSDLTPVGLSFPICTVSVSTRPHSAPGTELVRGWAGPEEPEGRGRRASSPPRRPSPSPPRASRAQSGGSSGRGNSFGSGSSRSRSGPARPHSPGPRAPTPPPRLPGASGAPAARLTLKFLAVLLAAGMLAFLGAVICIIASVPLAASPARALPGGADNASAASGAAASQGPQRSLSALHGAGGSAGPPALPGAPAASAHPLPPVPLFSRFLCTPLAAACPSGAEQGDTAPSEREELLLLQSTAEQLRQTALQQEARIRADQDTIRELTGKLGRCESGLPRGLQDAGPRRDTMADGPWDSPALILELEDAVRALRDRIDRIEQELPARVNFSAAPAPAPVVPTALHSEMDELEGQLLAKVLALEKERVALGHSSQQQRQEVAKELDTLQDRVAELERGSSAYSPPDAFKLSIPIRNNYMYARVRKALPELYAFSVCMWLRSRSGGTGQGTPFSYSVPGQANEIVLLEAGHDPMELLINDKVAQLPLSLKDNGWHHICLSWTTRDGLWSAYQDGELQGSGENLAAWHPVRPHGILILGQEQDTLGGRFDATQAFVGDIAQFNLWDHILTPAQVLGIANCTGPLLGNVIPWEDKLVEAFGGATKAAFDVCKGRARAKA; encoded by the exons ATGCTCCCGAGCTCAAATGCTGCTCCAGCGCATACTAGCCGCGTGATCTTGGACAGCGACCTGAcccctgtgggcctcagtttccccatttgtaccGTGAGTGTGTCCACG CGCCCTCACTCGGCGCCCGGCACGGAACTGGTGCGGGGCTGGGCCGGCCCGGAGGAGCCGGAGGGGCGGGGCCGCCGCGCCAGCTCCCCTCCCCGCCGCCCGTCGCCTTCTCCTCCTCGCGCTTCCCGGGCTCAgagcggcggcagcagcggccgcGGCAACAGCTTTGGCTCCGGCTCCTCCCGCTCCCGCTCCGGCCCCGCTCGGCCCCACTCGCCCGGGCCCCGCGCCCCGACCCCGCCGCCGCGCCTGCCGGGGGCCTCGGGTGCCCCCGCCGCCCGCCTCACGCTGAAGTTCCTGGCCGTGCTGCTGGCCGCGGGCATGCTGGCGTTCCTCGGTGCCGTCATCTGCATCATCGCCAGCGTGCCCCTGGCGGCCAGCCCGGCGCGGGCGCTGCCCGGTGGCGCCGACAACGCCTCGGCCGCCTCGGGCGCCGCCGCGTCCCAGGGTCCGCAGCGCAGCCTTAGCGCGCTGCACGGCGCGGGCGGCTCGGCCGGGCCCCCAGCGCTGCCCGGGGCTCCGGCGGCCAGCGCGCACCCGCTGCCGCCCGTGCCCCTCTTCAGCCGCTTCCTGTGCACGCCTCTGGCGGCTGCCTGCCCGTCGGGGGCCGAGCAGGGGGACACGGCGCCGAGCGAGCGCgaggagctgctgctgctgcagagcACGGCCGAGCAGCTACGCCAGACGGCGCTGCAGCAGGAAGCGCGCATCCGCGCCGACCAGGACACCATCCGCGAGCTCACCGGCAAGCTGGGCCGCTGCGAGAGCGGCCTGCCGCGCGGCCTCCAGGACGCCGGTCCCCGGCGCGACACCATGGCCGACGGGCCCTGGGACTCGCCCGCGCTCATCCTCGAGCTGGAGGACGCCGTGCGCGCCCTCCGGGACCGCATCGACCGCATCGAG CAGGAGCTTCCAGCCCGGGTGAACTTCTCAGCGGCCCCAGCCCCTGCGCCCGTGGTGCCCACCGCCCTGCACTCCGAGATGGACGAGCTGGAGGGGCAGCTGCTGGCCAAGGTGCTGGCGCTGGAGAAGGAGCGCGTGGCCCTCGGTCACAGCAGCCAGCAGCAGCGGCAGGAGGTGGCGAAGGAGCTGGACACCCTGCAGGACCGTGTAGCGGAACTGGAGCGCG GGTCCTCAGCCTACAGTCCCCCAGACGCCTTCAAGCTCAGCATCCCCATCCGCAACAACTACATGTACGCCCGCGTGCGGAAGGCGCTGCCCGAGCTCTACGCTTTCAGCGTCTGCATGTGGCTGCGGTCCAGGTCGGGCGGCACTGGCCAGGGCACCCCCTTCTCCTACTCGGTGCCTGGGCAGGCCAACGAGATTGTGCTGCTGGAGGCGGGCCATGACCCCATGGAGCTGCTGATCAATGACAAg GTGGCCCAGCTGCCCCTGAGCCTGAAGGACAATGGCTGGCACCACATCTGCCTCTCCTGGACCACAAGGGATGGCCTGTGGTCTGCCTACCAGGATGGAGAGCTGCAGGGCTCTGGTGAGAACCTAGCCGCCTGGCACCCCGTCAGGCCTCATGGGATCCTTATCCTGGGCCAAGAGCAG GATACCCTAGGTGGCCGGTTTGATGCCACCCAGGCCTTCGTGGGTGACATTGCCCAGTTTAACCTCTGGGACCACATCCTGACACCTGCCCAGGTCCTGGGCATTGCCAACTGTACGGGGCCGCTGCTGGGCAACGTCATCCCCTGGGAAGACAAGCTGGTGGAGGCCTTTGGGGGTGCAACGAAGGCCGCCTTCGATGTCTGCAAGGGACGGGCCAGGGCCAAGGCATGA